The following DNA comes from Vanessa tameamea isolate UH-Manoa-2023 chromosome 23, ilVanTame1 primary haplotype, whole genome shotgun sequence.
TCAAAAGGCTAAAAATTTCGTCGTCGTCATCCTCGTTTAAATCTAAAGTACAGGATTTTAATACCTCATAGAGACTCTGTTGCAAATTATcatccaatttatttatataatgaaataggCATTTGTAGAGGATTTTGCGCAGAgatacattttttgtatttttccagACATCCATTATCAATTTCTTTAAATCTTCAGAATTGAAGCACCGGAATGCTAATCTTAAACCATGCTTTTGTACTGATACTGGTGCATCGAGAATGGCAGAAATAAATTCTATGGAGCTCTGTTTTGGTAAATTTGCTACATAGGAATTCAACATGGGCAAACAAAAGCTCAAGTAATCaccttttataaatttcaaaatagctGGTAAAGGTACAGGTGGCCTTGAGTAATAAGCAAAGCGACAAATACCTTCTTgaatcaataaaatgttttggtcAATCTTGTCATGAGCTACTTTTGATTCTGTCGGTGAGTACTtggtaataaaattgattttgtaaTCATTATCCGCAATATGAAATATACCATTAATAACAGTAAAAACAAGGTTACGTTTGTACAATAAACcttcttgtaataaaaatgtttcaaagatGTTTATACAGTTCTTAGTGatatcatttgaaaaatatattcgtagttTTTTCATTAAACTGTTCAAATTACTGCAGATCCAGCCAGAAGAAAGTTTATCTATCGCATctggtagaatatttaaaaattctgtaGTATCTTGTTTTAGTAAGCGAATTAATAATACAGGTGTTAGACAAACAGGTTCATCCTCAGTAGTTTCCTTAAACAATTCTCTGTCTTTATAAATTTCCCAgtcaagtttaatatatttataaataatatctggaCAGTCATGCTttgtcttattaaaaaataccaaaacaTCTAAAAAGGAACcaatgatgttatttatttgatctttattatcattattatattctttgtcatcaaatcttttaattttttcactaaataattttttgaaGAACTCAAAAACAAGATCACTTTGATCATCAGTTAAATACCTGAAGTGTGGTTTGAAATATTGttctatttcatataaatatattccatcAACTTGAAGGTTTGATGGTatatctttgttatttattatgtaataaataatagcaaGCGCTTTTGTAGAATTCATATACTCTCCTGTAAAGCTTTTCATACTgtggaaaattttattaataaaattccaaCATGActcattaacattaaaaatattgtgcaaGTCAATGATTTTATTCAAGGAGTCTTGTTTGTTAAATTCTATCTCATTGACATGTCGCTCGTAGTAATATTGGGTCAGTTTCTCTAAGTCTTGCTCATTCCTAACAGCAGATACTAAAACTTTGACAATTTCAGCTCGTTTAGATCTATCAtcagttttgtatatatatttttttataccctTGAATgctatatcaaaattaataaactgaTACCACAGGTAATCTTCACCTGAACCCAACAGTTCCTTCCCTTGCTCTATATGCTTCAAAGCCCATAACTCTCTTTCTTCAACTGTTAACAGTCGATAATATTTTCGTTCATAAAAGTTTTTACTCATTTCAAATTCTTTGTCatgatatttattcataaaaatttgTCTTAAGAAGCTGTAAATTTCATTAAACGGTATCAAACTCAGTATGCTTTtatatgtttcataaaaatCCATATACCAGAAATGATTTACATCACTTGGTAACAAAGCAACAGCATACTGCTTAGCATCTTCGGCAGAACTATATTTCACAATAGTTTTCATGTTTAGGTTTTTTACATATAGAGAAGGATTTCTTAGAACTCTCTCTTTATGCTTGGTCATTATTTGCTTAGAGAGCCGTTGTCCTAACTTTGGTTCATTGTAACGGTCTTGGTGACCAAActcttcaaataaatttaaatatttttcttttgaaatagaatataagtaacgaaaatgaattatttcatCTTTCGTAAACATTTGCTGACttcttaattgttttaaatatttctcaatGAGATTGAatgaatttccaaaaaaatccTGCAGGTCCAATTtcgtgtcaattttaattttgttttctatgtACTCAAATTTGTGTGCTTCAGATGTAAAAATAAGGAATTTTAATGCATAATCTTcaagtttaacatttaaacaatatttatagaaattaagCATTCTTTCTTCATTTCTCACGTGACATGATATAGCACAGAGCATTTTCTTTTTCATCTTAAACGACATCGATGGAAAAACATTATGATGTAAATAATCTGGATTAATTATTTGAGAAAAATCATCTCCATACAGCCAATCGCACTTCAAAGCTCTCGAAATGTATAATGTATCTCCACATTTAAGAGTTTCTATAATGTAATCaacgtttttatatttcgaagcaACGTCAATTTTAAACAATCGATCGACATCGGAATTTTCTTCAGAAGATCGAATTTCATCAAAGTTAGTTTTTTTGGAAAATGCTTCATTAACATGTTTATTCAACTCTCGTTGTCGCTGTGGCAGATTGGATCCGATTAGATCCAACATATTGCTGATTATTTTCTGTAACAAGTTTttacataaatcaaataaatatatggaaATACTTATGTATACACTAGGTAAGagctttttattttgataataataatttatatttatttcttacttatttCTTATGATAGTATTGcactaataaaacatatatttttaaaaccacGTTAAATGGCTATTGTTCAGAATTATCAACACAGttagaaatttgtttttattaatttatttgattgatgACTCCCAGTCTCATGCGACTCATTTTCATAGGGCACAGactacaaatttataaaagcgGATCTCATTTCAACGGGCTACACCGatgataatattgattttatcgaCAATAACAAAGCGAAAGTATTGACatcaatcataataataatgtttattccacacaaaaatcatctttaaaaacaattacatggTTGAACTGTGTCAAAAGTCTTAATGTATAACAACATGGTCATCAAACGAAACACAgatcaagtactggctatcctagctaggctaattaaatgaaaaaaatgagcATTATCTAAATCATATTCATGCGAATAAGTCTCTaccaaaattaacatttatgcgTTTATTAATTAGGATTTATAAATGTTCGCAGAATAATTTGAAAAGGGCGCCTTTTGCTGCCGGAAATCTAATTTTGTCTCTGATTCCGTTTCACTCAATCGAGTATAAGCGAGGTTCTTCAAATTTCACCTATCTCCAGCAGCGCTAtctaaatttgtattgtataaatatgtattaatagacactttttaaacataatatacaaacatatttctCCTTACGCTTACTTTCTACACTCCAAAATTAATGTTGATGGGTACTTCattctatgtttattttaattaggtcGTGCGAAGTTGTCTTTGCGGTATAAATATTGGCAAGTCCAATCTATCGAACgtcatgtataataattatattttattttaacgctaTGGTGCAatagaaatacaattataatttatgcataattttacattttatttacgagTAGTGGtagtcgtatttatttataaatacgtaggcacataaattattattatgaatacatcTAGTTATTGAATAGCCGAAATAGTCGGTTCGGTACACGTAAGTAATAATTGctttaatatgttatgtttgtttCTTTGCCTTTTTCgagtaatattattgttatttaactgtattttgtgtattatttcttgtattttataaactcaAGGAACACTATGTGCCACAAAAGgaaaaaaagaacaaacaaacatgatttgacatttaattaacgCGATATAATTGGCCGTGTGGTAGAATAATCTGAATTATGGATTttcgataataaattaattctatattatagtatacatttaaatataatcatataaatttaaatgttgctCTTTTTTCTAGTTCTGACATATGTTCTTTTTGCAATTTTTAAGGTTTTTGGATTGGTTCGCGTAATATTGGTTATACTCGTGGTTCTGATTGAGTTGCGATAACTGTGTTTTCTCCGGGGGACTTTTGAGTTTTAACCCCGAGAACAGTTAATTTCTGTGcctactattaaaattatagactattattaataatatagaccaaacaaaatatttacttactgtTAAGTGCACAAATGAAGTCGTCAAATATTTTCAGTGTAATCAGCGATAGCGTTTTATCTCTTGATAcgtgtgttttttttacaaaataaacttgaaatctatatataatctgttattTACGCTAAGGATTGATACATTAAACTTACTTTGTTACGAATAATGAAAATCGAATCTAGGTACGTTTGCTAAACAATTGAAATACAAgctatatgtgtatattatttggtatttttcTTCGAATCACTTTCGAAAAAACTACTTCCATTTGtatttttctattgaaatttgggatacataaagaaaaaattatgcTTTTTAGACCTAGCTATGTACCTATGATCGACATTATTAAGAATTACATGATCAATTTCATgggttattgttatatttagtaaataagtttttaagtaTTCAGTATTCGGCCGAATATAATAATGACGGAATAGGAACCGAATATTCGTTGCAACTCTAATAAACACAACTATCGGTTTtatcaaagttaataaaaaaagtaagtgGTATCGTTTTGACATGATAGAGTAGCcatcaaatttttaaaacattgctTGTCGCCTTCTAATACACTGCACCCAAAAAAGtgcatttcaataaaattaaaagaaggataaataaacaaacggtTACATACGgatacacataatattttatgcaatttgCTTAGAAAGCATATAAGCGCAGCtgtataattttctataaacgaattttgtataaataaacttcTATATATGCAATAAGACCAGAGTTTCATATCACACACAATCAGAGGCTTTGGATAAGTAACAGAAAATCTCAAAGGCATCCTATGACACCTCCAAGGCTTCATAGATATTCCTCGAAACCAGCGTCGGTAGTCGAGCGACCAttcgtaaatccaaattgttttctatgaagcagGTTATGTCTGTTAAAGTgtgctaataattgatttaaatttttttttcagatatacTACTGAGGGTAGATAGCATTGAGATTAGGCTTTAGTTGTTCGGGTCTGAAGAactaccagatttaaatattggaatgactttACTATGTTTCATCAGGTCAGGAAATATATAACGTTGgtcagaattattaaatattattgcaagataagTTGCAATCATATCGATAATTGAATTTATCACCTTTACAGAAATACCCACAGATTGGCAGTTTACTTAATGTCTAATGATTTAAacgtacataattattatgtgatttgtgtttaaaagggtaaaattaaagtttgatTTGCATTCTCTTACATTTTCGTTGATCAATGATTCTGCAACAGCTGGAGAAGAAAAAGAAACTTAGTTGTCAAAAATAGTATGTCAGcaaattttttttctgaatgtGAGGTTACTTCCCTTTTACTATTtacgactt
Coding sequences within:
- the LOC113397664 gene encoding uncharacterized protein LOC113397664 — translated: MLDLIGSNLPQRQRELNKHVNEAFSKKTNFDEIRSSEENSDVDRLFKIDVASKYKNVDYIIETLKCGDTLYISRALKCDWLYGDDFSQIINPDYLHHNVFPSMSFKMKKKMLCAISCHVRNEERMLNFYKYCLNVKLEDYALKFLIFTSEAHKFEYIENKIKIDTKLDLQDFFGNSFNLIEKYLKQLRSQQMFTKDEIIHFRYLYSISKEKYLNLFEEFGHQDRYNEPKLGQRLSKQIMTKHKERVLRNPSLYVKNLNMKTIVKYSSAEDAKQYAVALLPSDVNHFWYMDFYETYKSILSLIPFNEIYSFLRQIFMNKYHDKEFEMSKNFYERKYYRLLTVEERELWALKHIEQGKELLGSGEDYLWYQFINFDIAFKGIKKYIYKTDDRSKRAEIVKVLVSAVRNEQDLEKLTQYYYERHVNEIEFNKQDSLNKIIDLHNIFNVNESCWNFINKIFHSMKSFTGEYMNSTKALAIIYYIINNKDIPSNLQVDGIYLYEIEQYFKPHFRYLTDDQSDLVFEFFKKLFSEKIKRFDDKEYNNDNKDQINNIIGSFLDVLVFFNKTKHDCPDIIYKYIKLDWEIYKDRELFKETTEDEPVCLTPVLLIRLLKQDTTEFLNILPDAIDKLSSGWICSNLNSLMKKLRIYFSNDITKNCINIFETFLLQEGLLYKRNLVFTVINGIFHIADNDYKINFITKYSPTESKVAHDKIDQNILLIQEGICRFAYYSRPPVPLPAILKFIKGDYLSFCLPMLNSYVANLPKQSSIEFISAILDAPVSVQKHGLRLAFRCFNSEDLKKLIMDVWKNTKNVSLRKILYKCLFHYINKLDDNLQQSLYEVLKSCTLDLNEDDDDEIFSLLSCYLPESLKGDYLESAWKAIETFSDQKSKNVDRKIMVIREIGQNIHSVDMEFCRNKILNEMIEPTTFKQKVEMFDNTWGNNTLIYEKWILAVKYIVNFKNEKELNRCWELASIIIKKCIELMGKSDDKFLVHKFLMEILQKILKYSCNITDKIQTVPILEKIMDLILHSMPMNKIYLLYWNYNLTIISKKVVGPKQIDANGELSYDHLDTLVIATGFTDALISFINCLKEKNIYYCSLNVEITEVISNVIDTILYNTNLTRDVLEMCICNLLTNSQVPETFILTLTLLGSRYSSYQKLGNISEKVIKFGNDEIITFMYQKFN